From Nicotiana tabacum cultivar K326 chromosome 22, ASM71507v2, whole genome shotgun sequence, one genomic window encodes:
- the LOC107813638 gene encoding pentatricopeptide repeat-containing protein At4g21065-like has protein sequence MNHLPSKTKLFCSLHNPISRKRAAEQNCLSLLQICNSLPKLLQLQSHIFKLGLQNNPLVLTKFTSISSDLNAITYASSFIFSPYVKPLFFDAFLFNTFIRSYASTSDLKHNALYLYCKMLSYGIWPNKFTYPFVLKACAGIGELKLGQIVHGSVLKLGFDDDSHVLNTMVHMYCCCDGGVENGRNMFDEMPKWDSVGWSAMIGGYVRWGLSCEAVELFREMQVAGVAPDEVTMVCLLSACTDLGALELGKWLEAYIERENILKSAVLWNALIDMFAKCGDVDKALSLFRSMSQRNIVSWTSVIDGMAMHGRGTEAVSLFEEMKKDGVVPDDVSFIGLLTACSHSGLVEQGKGYFYSMTKEFGISPKIEHYGCMVDLLCRAGLVQEALDFVQRMPIKPNPVIWRTLITACRAHGELKLGEKITKELIKHEPTHDSNYVLLSNIYAKMFSWEKKTMIREVMVKKGMRKVPGSTMIELYNEIYEFVAGDKSHSEYKIIFQMVDDIGKDIRRAGYIASTSEVLLDIDEEDKEGALNRHSEKLAIAFALMKTPPGTPIRIVKNLRVCEDCHSATKFISKTCKREILVRDRNRFHRFIDGVCSCKDFW, from the coding sequence ATGAATCATTTGCCCTCCAAAACAAAGCTATTCTGTTCACTTCACAACCCCATCAGCAGGAAACGAGCAGCGGAGCAAAACTGCTTATCTCTCCTCCAAATCTGCAATTCTCTACCCAAACTCCTTCAACTCCAATCCCATATCTTCAAATTAGGCCTACAAAATAACCCACTTGTCCTCACTAAATTCACCTCCATTTCCTCTGACCTCAACGCCATTACCTACGCTTCATCATTCATCTTTTCCCCGTATGTTAAACCCCTTTTCTTTGATGCCTTTCTTTTTAATACCTTTATCAGAAGTTATGCTTCAACTAGTGATCTAAAGCACAATGCTTTATATTTGTATTGTAAAATGTTAAGTTATGGTATTTGGCCTAATAAGTTTACGTACCCTTTTGTTCTTAAGGCTTGTGCTGGTATTGGTGAGTTGAAATTAGGCCAAATTGTTCATGGGTCAGTGTTGAAACTTGGGTTTGATGATGATTCTCATGTTTTGAATACTATGGTTCATATGTATTGTTGTTGTGATGGTGGAGTTGAGAACGGGCGGAATatgtttgatgaaatgcctaaATGGGATTCAGTAGGGTGGAGTGCTATGATAGGTGGTTATGTGAGATGGGGTTTGTCTTGTGAGGCTGTAGAGTTGTTTAGAGAAATGCAGGTTGCTGGGGTAGCACCCGATGAAGTTACGATGGTTTGCTTGTTGTCTGCGTGTACGGACTTGGGTGCACTCGAGCTAGGGAAGTGGCTCGAGGCATATATCGAGAGGGAGAACATTCTGAAGAGTGCTGTTCTTTGGAATGCTTTAATTGACATGTTTGCTAAATGCGGCGATGTTGATAAAGCTCTGAGTTTGTTCAGGAGCATGAGTCAAAGGAATATTGTTTCTTGGACTTCGGTTATAGATGGTATGGCGATGCATGGCCGGGGAACTGAAGCTGTTTCATTATTTGAGGAGATGAAGAAAGATGGGGTTGTACCTGATGATGTTTCCTTTATTGGGTTACTTACTGCCTGTAGCCATTCGGGTTTAGTTGAGCAAGGCAAGGGATACTTTTATTCGATGACAAAGGAATTCGGGATTTCACCAAAGATAGAACACTATGGATGCATGGTTGATCTGTTATGCAGAGCTGGACTTGTTCAAGAAGCATTGGATTTTGTTCAGAGAATGCCCATTAAACCAAACCCAGTAATTTGGAGAACACTTATTACTGCTTGTCGTGCTCATGGTGAACTGAAGCTTggtgaaaaaataacaaaagagtTGATAAAACATGAGCCTACGCATGACTCTAATTACGTACTACTTTCTAACATTTATGCAAAAATGTTTTCTTGGGAGAAGAAGACCATGATTAGGGAAGTTATGGTGAAAAAGGGAATGAGAAAGGTTCCAGGGAGCACTATGATTGAGCTGTACAATGAAATCTATGAATTTGTGGCAGGAGATAAAAGTCATAGTGAGTACAAGATTATTTTTCAGATGGTGGATGATATTGGCAAGGATATTAGAAGAGCTGGATATATTGCTTCAACATCAGAAGTGCTACTTGATATTGATGAAGAAGATAAAGAGGGTGCTTTAAATAGGCATAGCGAAAAGCTTGCTATTGCATTTGCCCTTATGAAGACACCTCCTGGAACTCCTATCCGAATTGTGAAAAATTTACGAGTCTGTGAAGATTGCCACTCTGCAACTAAATTCATCTCGAAGACTTGCAAGCGAGAAATATTGGTCAGGGACAGGAACCGATTTCACCGCTTCATAGATGGGGTTTGCTCATGTAAAGACTTCTGGTAG
- the LOC107813634 gene encoding putative sugar phosphate/phosphate translocator At4g32390, whose translation MTGKGGATLSGGIMKKIIISYSYLGIWIVLSSAVIVYNKYILDKKLYNWPFPISLTMIHMAFCSSLAFFLVRILNFVEPVTLSRHVYFTCVLPIGALYSLSLWLSNSAYIYLSVSFIQMLKALMPVAVYTIGILFKKDTFKNSTMCNMLAISVGVAIAAYGEAKYDSWGVLLQLLAVLVEATRLVMVQILLNSRGISFNPIATLYYVAPSCLVFLSIPWIFVELPILRASNSFKFDFVIFGSNSLCAFALNLAVFLVVGKTSALTMNIGGVVKDWLLIAFSWSVIKDTVTPVNLIGYGLAFLGVAYYNHQKLQALKANEVEKRSQQEDEESGILLTEREQSGSGKKGDSQD comes from the coding sequence ATGACAGGTAAAGGTGGCGCCACCCTCTCCGGCGGAATAATGAAGAAGATAATTATTTCCTACTCCTACTTAGGAATCTGGATCGTCCTCTCTTCCGCAGTAATTGTATACAACAAATATATTCTTGACAAAAAACTCTACAACTGGCCTTTCCCTATTTCCCTTACAATGATTCACATGGCCTTTTGTTCATCACTAGCTTTCTTCCTCGTACGTATCCTTAACTTTGTCGAACCTGTCACCTTGTCCCGCCACGTGTACTTTACATGCGTACTCCCCATTGGTGCACTCTACTCTCTTTCCTTATGGCTCTCAAATTCTGCTTACATTTACCTCTCTGTTTCCTTCATTCAAATGCTTAAAGCCCTAATGCCAGTTGCTGTTTACACCATTGGAATATTGTTTAAAAAGGACACTTTCAAGAATTCAACTATGTGTAACATGCTTGCTATTTCAGTTGGTGTTGCTATTGCTGCTTATGGTGAAGCAAAATATGATTCTTGGGGTGTTTTACTTCAGTTGCTAGCTGTTTTGGTTGAAGCAACTAGGTTGGTTATGGTCCAAATCTTGTTGAATTCTAGGGGAATTAGTTTTAACCCTATAGCTACTTTATACTATGTTGCTCCTAGTTGTTTGGTTTTCTTGTCAATTCCTTGGATATTTGTGGAGCTTCCAATTTTGAGAGCAAgtaattctttcaaatttgattttgtgatttttggtAGTAATTCATTATGTGCATTTGCATTGAACTTGGCTGTATTCTTGGTAGTGGGAAAGACTTCAGCTTTGACTATGAATATTGGTGGGGTGGTTAAAGATTGGCTGCTTATTGCATTTTCTTGGTCAGTGATTAAGGATACTGTAACTCCAGTGAACTtgattgggtatggattggcatTCTTGGGAGTTGCATATTATAATCATCAGAAATTGCAAGCATTGAAAGCAAATGAAGTAGAGAAGAGGTCTCAGCAAGAAGATGAGGAAAGTGGGATATTGTTGACTGAGAGAGAACAGAGTGGATCAGGGAAGAAGGGTGATTCACAAGACTAA
- the LOC107813637 gene encoding DEAD-box ATP-dependent RNA helicase 15 isoform X2, which produces MDVICQAKSGMGKTAVFVLSTLQQVEPVAGQVAALVLCHTRELAYQICHEFERFSTYLPDIKVAVFYGGVNIKLHKELLKNECPHIVVGTPGRVLSLARDKDLSLRNVRHFVLDECDKMLESLDMRRDVQEIFKMTPHDKQVMMFSATLSKEIRPVCKKFMQDPMEIYVDDEAKLTLHGLVQHYIKLSETEKNRKLNDLLDALDFNQVVIFVKSVSRAAQLDKLLVECNFPSICIHSGMTQEERLTRYKGFKEGHKRILVATDLVGRGIDIERVNIVINYDMPDSADTYLHRVGRAGRFGTKGLAITFVSSASDSDVLNQVQERFEVDIKELPEQIDTSTYMPS; this is translated from the exons ATGGATGTTATTTGTCAAGCCAAATCTGGAATGGGCAAAACGGCTGTTTTTGTTCTTTCGACTCTGCAACAAGTTGAACCTGTTGCTGGTCAGGTTGCTGCCTTGGTTCTATGTCATACAAGGGAATTAGCTTATCAG ATCTGTCATGAATTCGAACGGTTCAGCACATATTTGCCCGATATCAAGGTTGCTGTTTTCTATGGTGGTGTAAACATCAAACTTCACAAGGAGCTTCTGAAGAATGAATGCCCTCACATTGTTGTTGGAACTCCTGGGAGAGTACTTTCATTGGCTAGAGATAAGGACCTATCTCTGAGGAATGTGAGGCATTTTGTTCTGGATGAATGCGATAAGATGCTTGAATCACTTG ACATGAGGAGAGATGTGCAGGAAATTTTCAAGATGACTCCCCATGACAAGCAAGTAATGATGTTTTCAGCAACACTCAGCAAGGAGATCCGCCCAGTTTGCAAAAAATTTATGCAAGAT CCTATGGAAATTTATGTTGACGATGAGGCCAAGTTGACCCTTCATGGACTTGTACAG CACTACATTAAATTGAGCGAAACCGAGAAAAACCGGAAACTAAATGATCTGCTGGACGCCTTGGACTTCAACCAAGTTGTTATATTTGTCAAGAGTGTAAGTAGGGCTGCACAGCTGGATAAATTACTAGTGGAGTGTAATTTTCCATCTATCTGCATCCACTCTGGCATGACTCAGGAAGAAAG ATTGACTCGCTACAAGGGTTTCAAGGAGGGTCACAAGAGAATTCTCGTCGCAACTGATCTGGTTGGTAGGGGCATTGACATCGAAAGGGTCAACATTGTTATTAACTATGACATGCCGGATTCTGCAGACACTTATCTTCACAGA GTGGGTAGAGCTGGTAGGTTTGGAACTAAAGGCCTTGCCATCACATTTGTGTCTTCTGCATCAGATTCTGATGTTCTAAATCAG GTTCAAGAAAGGTTTGAAGTAGACATAAAAGAGCTTCCTGAGCAGATTGATACTTCTACATACA TGCCATCTTAG
- the LOC107813637 gene encoding DEAD-box ATP-dependent RNA helicase 15 isoform X1, with protein sequence MGENKENDAYEEELLDYEEDDEKAPDLVNGKVNGESAKKGYVGIHSSGFRDFLLKPELLRAIVDSGFEHPSEVQHECIPQAILGMDVICQAKSGMGKTAVFVLSTLQQVEPVAGQVAALVLCHTRELAYQICHEFERFSTYLPDIKVAVFYGGVNIKLHKELLKNECPHIVVGTPGRVLSLARDKDLSLRNVRHFVLDECDKMLESLDMRRDVQEIFKMTPHDKQVMMFSATLSKEIRPVCKKFMQDPMEIYVDDEAKLTLHGLVQHYIKLSETEKNRKLNDLLDALDFNQVVIFVKSVSRAAQLDKLLVECNFPSICIHSGMTQEERLTRYKGFKEGHKRILVATDLVGRGIDIERVNIVINYDMPDSADTYLHRVGRAGRFGTKGLAITFVSSASDSDVLNQVQERFEVDIKELPEQIDTSTYMPS encoded by the exons ATGGGAGAGAACAAGGAGAACGATGCTTACGAGGAAGAGCTTCTCGACtacgaagaagatgatgagaagGCCCCCGATTTAGTCAACGGAAAAGTTAACGGCGAGTCCGCCAAGAA GGGTTATGTTGGAATTCACAGCTCCGGATTCAGAGACTTTCTTTTAAAGCCAGAGCTACTGAGGGCTATTGTGGATTCAGGGTTTGAGCATCCCTCTGAAG TGCAACATGAGTGTATTCCACAAGCTATTCTGGGTATGGATGTTATTTGTCAAGCCAAATCTGGAATGGGCAAAACGGCTGTTTTTGTTCTTTCGACTCTGCAACAAGTTGAACCTGTTGCTGGTCAGGTTGCTGCCTTGGTTCTATGTCATACAAGGGAATTAGCTTATCAG ATCTGTCATGAATTCGAACGGTTCAGCACATATTTGCCCGATATCAAGGTTGCTGTTTTCTATGGTGGTGTAAACATCAAACTTCACAAGGAGCTTCTGAAGAATGAATGCCCTCACATTGTTGTTGGAACTCCTGGGAGAGTACTTTCATTGGCTAGAGATAAGGACCTATCTCTGAGGAATGTGAGGCATTTTGTTCTGGATGAATGCGATAAGATGCTTGAATCACTTG ACATGAGGAGAGATGTGCAGGAAATTTTCAAGATGACTCCCCATGACAAGCAAGTAATGATGTTTTCAGCAACACTCAGCAAGGAGATCCGCCCAGTTTGCAAAAAATTTATGCAAGAT CCTATGGAAATTTATGTTGACGATGAGGCCAAGTTGACCCTTCATGGACTTGTACAG CACTACATTAAATTGAGCGAAACCGAGAAAAACCGGAAACTAAATGATCTGCTGGACGCCTTGGACTTCAACCAAGTTGTTATATTTGTCAAGAGTGTAAGTAGGGCTGCACAGCTGGATAAATTACTAGTGGAGTGTAATTTTCCATCTATCTGCATCCACTCTGGCATGACTCAGGAAGAAAG ATTGACTCGCTACAAGGGTTTCAAGGAGGGTCACAAGAGAATTCTCGTCGCAACTGATCTGGTTGGTAGGGGCATTGACATCGAAAGGGTCAACATTGTTATTAACTATGACATGCCGGATTCTGCAGACACTTATCTTCACAGA GTGGGTAGAGCTGGTAGGTTTGGAACTAAAGGCCTTGCCATCACATTTGTGTCTTCTGCATCAGATTCTGATGTTCTAAATCAG GTTCAAGAAAGGTTTGAAGTAGACATAAAAGAGCTTCCTGAGCAGATTGATACTTCTACATACA TGCCATCTTAG
- the LOC142175758 gene encoding uncharacterized protein LOC142175758, giving the protein MSDKQKGLIEAFNEVLPSISRRFFVRHLRNNFKRASFSGISLKHALWTVAGATTVRIFDARMEDIAKLDAKAATCMILDARDKPIITLLKKLRYLLMARLQANRDKGDRWNCGDICPRIRSSLHKNEKVVAAFIPKKSNEWNYEIFGGSVSDIWAVNLAGRKCSCWKWTITEIPYKHAISAIWDKNDEVINYVDDCYKVKTYKRIYAPAILPINDSQLWTKSDKVRHLPPRFLRQNKKGRKQKLRREEQDEVGSSRTKMKKKQTSIVCGLCHKPDHNRRTCKFNYVQLEVGVFEPTCWMPATSFVLPLMGSMHISDDGRYVADLFVDGVVTDLK; this is encoded by the exons ATGTCGGACAAGCAAAAAGGTCTTATTGAAGCTTTTAATGAAGTTTTACCATCTATTAGTCGTAGATTTTTTGTGAGACATCTTCGGAATAATTTTAAGAGGGCTAGCTTTAGTGGTATCTCGCTAAAACATGCGCTTTGGACTGTTGCTGGTGCTACAACAGTGAGAATCTTTGATGCTCGCATGGAAGACATTGCTAAATTAGATGCCAAAGCTGCTACATG CATGATACTTGATGCTCGAGACAAGCCAATCATTACTTTGTTAAAGAAGCTGAGATATCTTCTTATGGCTAGATTACAAGCTAACAGGGATAAAGGTGATAGATGGAACTGTGGTGATATTTGCCCTCGGATCAGGAGTAGTTTGCACAAAAATGAGAAAGTTGTTGCTGCTTTTATTCCTAAAAAATCGAATGAGTGGAACTATGAAATTTTCGGAGGAAGTGTTAGCGATATTTGGGCCGTGAACCTTGCGGGCAGAAAATGTAGTTGTTGGAAATGGACAATCACAGAAATCCCTTACAAACATGCAATTTCagcaatttgggataaaaatgATGAGGTTATTAATTATGTGGACGACTGCTATAAGGTGAAAACGTATAAAAGAATTTATGCACCGGCTATTCTTCCGATTAATGATTCACAACTGTGGACTAAATCAGACAAGGTTCGTCACTTGCCTCCAAGGTTTTTAAGAcaaaacaagaaaggaagaaagcaAAAATTGAGAAGAGAGGAACAAGATGAAGTAGGATCAAGTAGAActaagatgaagaagaagcagacatcTATTGTCTGTGGTCTATGTCACAAGCCTGACCATAATAGGAGAACTTGCAAGTTTAACTATGTGCAGCTAGAAGTAGGAGTTTTTGAGCCAACTTGTTGGATGCCTGCTACTTCATTTGTTCTGCCG CTAATGGGTTCTATGCATATTTCAGATGATGGTCGATATGTTGCTGATCTTTTTGTTGATGGAGTAGTAACTGACTTGAAGTGA
- the LOC107813636 gene encoding uncharacterized protein LOC107813636 isoform X1, with translation MQLCRSVASWISRILACMGSWLLFGDLESFTCLEAKQVHKTEMSWFLYQSRSCLGCCMKSPHVVSADRPSKRLKVPSQRLRKANLRDDFWSSSAGEMENSTFPSLRSISSISTSNPALDPHSNSGTTNNTSEFVNHGLLLWNQTRQQWCGSKTSQKRASVREPKLGFDTSYETLLGTNKRFPQAIPLSEMVDFLVDVWEQEGLYD, from the exons ATGCAACTTTGTAGATCAGTTGCATCTTGGATATCCCGTATCTTGGCTTGCATGGG CTCTTGGCTTTTATTTGGTGATTTGGAATCTTTTACTTGCTTAGAGGCTAAGCAAGTGCATAAAACAGAAATGAGCTGGTTCCTTTATCAG AGCAGAAGTTGTCTTGGATGCTGTATGAAATCTCCCCATGTTGTTTCAGCGGATAGGCCATCCAAGAGACTGAAAGTTCCGAGCCAACGGTTGAGGAAAGCTAATTTAAGAGACGACTTTTGGAGCAGTAGTGCGGGTGAGATGGAGAATAGCACATTTCCTTCCCTGAGAAGCATCTCATCAATTAGCACTTCAAATCCAGCCCTTGATCCTCACAGTAACTCTGGCACCACGAACAACACTTCAGAATTTGTAAATCATG GTCTACTTCTTTGGAATCAAACAAGGCAACAGTGGTGTGGAAGTAAAACATCACAGAAGCGTGCTTCAGTTCGAGAACCCAAATTAGG TTTTGATACAAGTTACGAAACTTTGCTAGGGACCAATAAGCGTTTCCCTCAAGCAATCCCTCTATCG GAAATGGTAGACTTTCTTGTCGATGTCTGGGAACAGGAGGGGCTTTATGATTAA
- the LOC107813636 gene encoding uncharacterized protein LOC107813636 isoform X2: MQLCRSVASWISRILACMGSCLGCCMKSPHVVSADRPSKRLKVPSQRLRKANLRDDFWSSSAGEMENSTFPSLRSISSISTSNPALDPHSNSGTTNNTSEFVNHGLLLWNQTRQQWCGSKTSQKRASVREPKLGFDTSYETLLGTNKRFPQAIPLSEMVDFLVDVWEQEGLYD; encoded by the exons ATGCAACTTTGTAGATCAGTTGCATCTTGGATATCCCGTATCTTGGCTTGCATGGG AAGTTGTCTTGGATGCTGTATGAAATCTCCCCATGTTGTTTCAGCGGATAGGCCATCCAAGAGACTGAAAGTTCCGAGCCAACGGTTGAGGAAAGCTAATTTAAGAGACGACTTTTGGAGCAGTAGTGCGGGTGAGATGGAGAATAGCACATTTCCTTCCCTGAGAAGCATCTCATCAATTAGCACTTCAAATCCAGCCCTTGATCCTCACAGTAACTCTGGCACCACGAACAACACTTCAGAATTTGTAAATCATG GTCTACTTCTTTGGAATCAAACAAGGCAACAGTGGTGTGGAAGTAAAACATCACAGAAGCGTGCTTCAGTTCGAGAACCCAAATTAGG TTTTGATACAAGTTACGAAACTTTGCTAGGGACCAATAAGCGTTTCCCTCAAGCAATCCCTCTATCG GAAATGGTAGACTTTCTTGTCGATGTCTGGGAACAGGAGGGGCTTTATGATTAA